The sequence caccgttttgtgactaatgacattgagtattgttgcattcatttatttatatcatcatgggtttttgtgtcagacgttcatattcccggaatacccctttaagcatttgcaAACTGTTTTGACTGGTCAATTAGCTGATTAGTATAGCTGAaggttattttattacatttgaaAAATTCTCATTTATTGTATCGGTATTATGGGTTTATGTCCAAATTTATTTCAACTAGAGACTACCTCAAAAGGACATTAAAACAACGTAAATTTTATTAGAACAATGTTGTTCCAATAAGTGGTTCTGTGTGGGGAGGAAGGTACTGTGTTTTCATAGACACACTCCTCGCATCCAACAATTTATGTCCCAACCACTGTTTGGCACAGTAATGGAACCCATAAATCTACATAAAAATGCTGGTGCTTGTCCCTAGTACTTTCATTAATGTAGCAATTAGCACCCCAGGATCTGCACCTATCTGCACCTTTCAGCTTTGATATAAGCTAGCTCGCTAAACTAGAGTCTAAAGAGGTTGTTCATACTAGTATGGCAAAATACGCCGGCACTTGTTTGGCTGCGTGTGATGCCGGCGTCCAGGGCTTTTTAAAGGTTAAGCACCGCCCCAGGAGGTGGAGCTCTGGAGCGTTCCACGTCACCGGAAACTCCCCTCATCAGCTGGAGGGATCCTCAACACGTCATCGCTTCAAGGACCCAATCCGGCAGCCGGGAGCATGACAGTGGGAACACTCCTCCAGGATAACTGACACACCTCCTAATGGATCGCTGAATCGCGATACTGTTTCTTAAGGTACTGATTTGCGGTTCTCACAAGGAACATGGGACACATGATATGCGTATACATTAGGTGGATTCAGAAGTATATACATATTGGGAAACCATGTAATATCAGTCTAGATCCCTTACAGGTGTTGTGACGGGATCGGAAGTGTTACAATGATATACATTAAAATCTAGCATGTCCGATCCTTGAACAATGGGTTCAGACATACTCATATCAGCAAGCTTATATCAAAGCTGAATGCATTTTTATGTAGATGTATGGGTTCCATTACTGTGTCAAACAGTGGTTGGGACATAAATTGTTGGATGCGAGGAGTGTGTGTATGACAACTTAACACAGTACTGTCCTCCCCACACAGAACCACTGGTGTGCTGGAATCTATACTCTAACCTATTTATGTTCGTCTTGTCAATTTGGtctaaaaatataaacaataggcagccctattaaccccttaaggacgcagggtttttcggctgatttctcgctctccaacttcaaaaatccataactttttcatttttacgtgtgcagacctgtgtgaaggcttattttgtgcgtaacaaattgtacattCCCgtgatattatttattttaacatgccgtgtactgcgaagctgaaaaaaaattccaaatgtggaaaaattgaaaaaaaaaaacgcacatgcgtcacgttcttgtgggctcagtttttacgaatttcactcttcgctccaaataacatgcctactttattctttggttcggtgcgatcgcggtgataccaaatttatataggttttattgtgttttaatacattttcaaaaattaaacgaatgtgtacaaaaaagaaaaaaaatgttttgccattttctgacgctaataactttttcatactttggcgcatggagatgtaagaggggtcattttttttgcgaaatgaggcgacgttttcattgctaccattttgaggtctgtgcaacattttgatcattttttatttcattttttatgtcatttaaaaacgtgtaaaagtcgcatttcggacatttgggcgccatttcccgcctcggaggtcaccgctggccataaccgtttttatattttgatagatcaggcattttgggacacggcgatacctaattttgtctgtgatttttactgtttgttatgttttatatccgttctagggaaaggggggtgatttgaacttttaatattttattaatttttttaattttttaaacttttttttttcttttttttttcactatttttttggaccatctagggtacattaaccctagatggtcagatcgctcctaccatatactgcaatactacagtattgcaatatatggcatttttgcaggtcatacattacaatgagccactggctcattgtaacgaacttGCATAAGTCATGTAGTGTCAAAAGAATACCCGAgcctaccatggtaaccgatcgccgcccctcgatgacgttcgggggcgtgacgatcagaaaaaagatggcggcgcccgcgcgccgccgtcttttaaccgccgtcggcgactttgccggcggcgtttagagggttaatagccgcgatcggtgcaagcaccgaccgcggttattagtggtgggggttttgtgcaaaatgcaaaaacccccacctctgtatgaagaggactcagcctgtgagccctcttcatacatcccttatacctctgcgccgtagagttacggcgcagagcgttaaggggttaatattttaacATTGTTCTAATAAAATTTACGTTGTTTTAATGTCCTTTTGAGGTAGTCTCTTATtttattacataattttttttattttttatttgtgtgtataggagaaatTCAAAGTGTGACAATACACAAATGCAACCACATCATGAATCTCACAAGTGATTAAGCATttacataatatttttattacaattttatacTTTCCTTTTCAGGACATATTAAAGGAGATATCTTGGTAGACCTCAGTGTTGGTTCTATTATTCATCATCTGTATTCTGCCCTTGAATTTTTCAAACACATCATAGTCCTGAAGATTAAAGACAGATGTATGCTGGAGctgaagagatgggtggacacacGTACAGGAGCATTCGACTGGTGTCATGCTGCACAACTTCATGCAGACATAGAAGGAAAAAGGTTAAATATGAATTATACaagagatacaatggggcacatgtattatagttttgtctctctgtggtgaattttagaCACATTTGGTgactagtttttgcaccttatgtatgatcatgtctttttacgtGTGATACATGttaagtttttcctatcctggcagaaactaattttggcttcttttttgagactttttgttgcaagtgtctcaaatccacatggacacaagccacgttaggggttatttacaggaatggacacaagccacgtgagggggttatatacaggagtggacacaagccatgtaagggggttatatacagttgtggacacaagccatgtgagggggctatatgcaggagaggccacaagtcatgtgagggggctatatgcaggagaggacacaagtcatgtgaggggattatatacaggagtggacacaagccatgtgagggggaaggggttatattcagcagtggacacaagccatgtaaggggggtatatacaggagtggacacaagccatgtgagggggttatatacaggagtggatacaagccatgtgaggggttatatacaggagtgaacacatgccatgtgagggagttatatacaggagaggacacaagccatgtgaggaggttatatataggagaggacacaagtcatgtgaggggtttatataaaggagaggatacaagccatgtgagggggttgtatacaagagaggacacaagccatgtgagggagttatatacaggagtggatacaagccatgtgaggggtctatatacaagagaggacacaagtcatgtgagggggttatatacagaagaggacgcaagccatgtgacagggtatatacaggagtggacacaagccatgtgaggggttatatacagaagaggaaacaagccatgtaagggggttatatataggagaggatacaagccatgtgagggggttatatagaggagaggatacaagccatgtgaggggttatatacaggagagggcacaagccatgtgaggggttatatacagaagcagacacaagccatatgaggggttatatacaggagaggacacaagccatttgaggggattatatacaggagaggacacaagccatgtgaggggctatatacaggagaggacacaagccatgtaatggggttatatacaggagaggacacaagccatgtgagggggttaaatacaggagtggacacaagccatgtgaggggattatacacaggagaggacatgagccatgtgagggattatatacaggaatggacacaagtcatgtgagggggtttttacaggaaaggatacaagccatgtgagggggttatatacaggagaggacacaagccatgtcaggaggttgtatacaggaggggacacaagccatgtgtatgggttatatacaggagaggatacaagccatgtgagggggttatatacaggagagaacacaatccatgtgagggggttatatacaggagtggacacaagccatgtgaggagttatatacaggagaggatacaagccatgtgaaggggttatatacaggagtggatacaagccatgtgaggttttatatacaggagtggacacaagccatgtgagggggttatatacaggagtggatacaagccatgtgagggggaaggggttatatacaggagtgaacactactgttaatttgggatctGTGagtctgtgtcctgcatttttaagcaatcTAGTCATACCCCAGCAAGataacgacatatgaggctgcgttcacacgtgacgTTAAGGGTGCGgtaacacgttgcgttttgattgcgttttgacaTGCATTAACGTCGAgcttatattgtgttttgtaaacgcaaatgttaacagttatgtaattaggcaaataagctctcctcagctgttttaaaggtattcaaaatgcaattaaagcgcaATTAGAACACTATGTAAGACCTCATCCTTAGAAGTGaccaatacattaaaaaaatatatttaaatgcaaaaattttagaattttcaaaaaacagattactgtgcaaaattttaaacatttaaagcacgtGAAATAATTTAAATGCACATGTTATGTTAAGATACATAAGTGaaatgttgcacggaacatctgggaaactaagATACAAAAGGCACACTGcataaggtgcagaccaaggcgtacttgaaaaacgacaagttaaaagtcgcaaaaaagtctcaaatacgacaaaagtcgcaaaattagacaatttgactagcagaaataatgatacatgttccccaatATGAAGAAAATTTCATAAATTCATAGAAAGCATACAATAAATGTAGTATTAGCCATCTTCGCTAAAATTAAGGTATAAAGATTATTAAAATTTTGGTTGTCTGTAATCTTtacttttcttcattttttttttttaattttctgtttcTCACAGTTATGAGGTTCAGGACAAAGAAGGAAAAGTGAGATCCGCTCTGCAACATGTTGTAAAATTTGACCCTGAGAAAGAAAATATAACAGAACCAATAGATTTACCTCCAGCAGATTGTATCATCAGCGCTTGGCTCCTGGAAGCTATCAGCAAAGACAAAGAGGATTATGTCAAATATTTTAGGAAGTTCTCAAAGTTACTGAAACCTGGAGGGCACTTCATATTCGTAGGGACTTTAGAAGGAACATATTTCAAAATTCACAAAGAGAAGTTTCATGTTCTCACATATGATGAGGAATTTGTCCGGGGAGTTCTAGTTGGAGAAGGCTTCACAATTGACTATTGTGATGTTTTTAGGAGAACAGTTATTAGTGATCTTGTTGACTTTAAGTATGTTATATTCATTGCAGCTCATAAAGAGAAGTAGACTGTGGTAGAAAAATAGCAGCTTATTTAGTTAATCGTAGAAAAGTTGTTTTGTCCTTAAATAAAACTGACAAATAATAGTGCACACCAAAATTTGGTATAAGAATCATAAGCAGCAGCTAAAAAAAGCATCCACTACTTGAAGGAGCAAAGTAACATATTTGTGAATTAAACAATGCTTTAATGCcaatagtatagcacagcagaagGTCACTTCACACAAAATGCTGTTGTATAAAGAAGTGTTACCATAATAGCGGGTTTTAGCTGTCCAGTAGGgtaaaactgacaccctggtatAACACCCACTATAAGATAATTGTTTTTAACATATTGCTTTGTAAACATTAtaaaaagtatcaaaatatcaaaTAGTCATATGTATGTCAAAATACTTCCAATGAAAGgagcaaataattaataataataagttgctgaaaaacatttcccctatatctactttacattttcataatttttgaaatgtctggataatttattttgatgttatgcggcttacaaatcgaatatcggttttccgtattttcagaaatgaaaaatttgaaatgaaattttaaatatttaatatttaacccCCCCTATGtattaacccattttcaaatatgcaccccTAAAACTataagaaacagcttttaggaagattgctaaccccttgagatcttcatagtaattaacacaaaatggaggtggagatggaaatttagaatggtcaaattttgtcagttatacatacatttagccctaaaatttacaaatttacaaaagataaaaagagaacacCCATATTTttcttatgcaatttctcccgagtaaagAAACCCTCCCATATGCAGGAAGGAGTGTTTTATGGGCGCatagcgagacgcagaagggaaggagtgccctgcagatgacaggattttagttttctcattggcctcttttgtaggctatacaatCATGGGGtagagacccccagaaggcagtttaaatgcgGCGGTCGCAATGACCAcgtcatttaatgggttaaacagtaCGGTACCCCGTGTCAATAGAGCTCAGATCTCGAGCTGAGTCGACATCAGCGCAGTGTCCAGTATATCGGACACAGAACGCTAAGGGGTCTGAAAAGATGCTGATacaaaaacaaataagattttcACAAATTTAGATTGTATCCTGTAAATTTGCAACATATTGTTTGCTATTTACATAATTGGAGAAATTGgctaaattacattttaaaaaaattaaattaaaaattgcattaacataaagcaaacatattataaatgttatttattaagtaGTTTggaatttgaaatatataaaacaaaacatttcttactcaatttttaatgttttcatgaaTGAACCCAAAGCATATCTCCAAAATGTTTCAACTAGCATGAAGTACTATGTGTAACCTCGTTGTTTTCTTGGTCATCTGGTGCTTAGCTGAGCAAGCAAATCTTCCCTCACCTCACTTCACCTGAATGTACTCTGATTTAAGCTCCTTGTGCACCATCTTCTCTCACTGGTCTAACAGTTTGTCTTGCTAGCTCTCTGTCAGTGTTTATTGCTATTCTTGTGTACTCATAGTTTTTTAACATTGGCTTTTGTCCTTGGCTATGTGGCCAGTGTATTAGAATTTTGATCTTGCTGTGACCAGTATTCTTAACCTTCTCTTT comes from Engystomops pustulosus chromosome 6, aEngPut4.maternal, whole genome shotgun sequence and encodes:
- the LOC140135206 gene encoding nicotinamide N-methyltransferase-like → MDSNALKNYHIHDCDSRQMLEHYFSCNQDMVFEEDLLKFPIQNFRKTFELGHIKGDILVDLSVGSIIHHLYSALEFFKHIIVLKIKDRCMLELKRWVDTRTGAFDWCHAAQLHADIEGKSYEVQDKEGKVRSALQHVVKFDPEKENITEPIDLPPADCIISAWLLEAISKDKEDYVKYFRKFSKLLKPGGHFIFVGTLEGTYFKIHKEKFHVLTYDEEFVRGVLVGEGFTIDYCDVFRRTVISDLVDFKYVIFIAAHKEK